One genomic region from Candidatus Bipolaricaulota bacterium encodes:
- a CDS encoding ABC transporter ATP-binding protein, whose protein sequence is MRGLASWLWRYRGRVLAGFLSLLVVDGAGLIVPLVIRDAIDRLARGEGGVLRSGLYILGLAAIVMVFRFLWRYFFIGTARRIERDLRERLYEHLVKLSASFYNTHKTGELMAHATNDIDAVSRACGFGVLTIADPLFMIPVAIGIMLSIDPRLTLYAVLPLPVLTVFMLGFGRVIHRRFEAVQQVFSEVMEKVRESVAGIRVIKSFVQEEGTARDFARVNERFVAKNMALVRVWGLFEPLIELLSGATLAIVLWLGGIGVIRESISLGDFVAFTQYLTMLTWPMISLGWAVNILQRGSASLDRINRLLAVPPEITDPPVPRRPRGAGIEIRNLTFSYPGGNGDRPALSGINLSIPEGATLGVVGLTGAGKSTLAHLIPRIFDPPPGTVLIGGVDVREHKVAELRRLIGFVPQDPFLFSATIRENIAFGNPDASEEEIVRAATYAGIHDEIAAFPDGYDTVVGERGIALSGGQKQRVAIARALLTAARILIFDDPLSAVDAEREAFILRNLHEFFRGRTAVVIAHRLSAVMHADRIIVLDKGRIIEEGTHAELLRRDGLYRRIWRLQQAQQEVSDAA, encoded by the coding sequence ATGCGCGGGCTGGCTAGCTGGCTGTGGCGCTACCGGGGCCGTGTTCTGGCCGGGTTCCTCTCCCTGCTGGTGGTGGACGGGGCCGGGCTCATCGTTCCGCTCGTGATCCGGGACGCGATCGACCGCCTCGCCCGCGGCGAAGGCGGGGTGCTTCGCAGCGGGTTGTACATCCTCGGGCTGGCCGCGATCGTGATGGTCTTCCGCTTCCTGTGGCGATACTTCTTCATCGGGACCGCCAGGCGGATCGAGCGCGACCTGCGCGAACGGCTGTATGAGCACCTCGTCAAGCTCTCGGCATCGTTCTACAACACCCACAAGACCGGCGAGCTGATGGCGCACGCCACCAACGACATCGATGCCGTCAGTCGCGCGTGTGGGTTCGGAGTCCTCACCATCGCCGATCCCCTGTTCATGATCCCCGTGGCGATCGGGATCATGCTCTCGATCGATCCCCGCCTCACCCTGTACGCCGTGCTCCCGCTCCCCGTCCTCACCGTGTTCATGCTCGGGTTCGGGCGGGTGATCCACCGCCGGTTCGAGGCGGTGCAGCAGGTCTTCTCCGAGGTGATGGAGAAGGTGCGGGAGAGCGTCGCCGGGATCAGGGTGATCAAGTCGTTCGTGCAGGAGGAGGGGACGGCACGCGACTTCGCCCGAGTTAACGAGCGGTTCGTCGCCAAGAACATGGCCCTGGTGCGGGTGTGGGGGCTGTTCGAGCCGCTGATCGAGCTCCTCTCCGGGGCGACGCTGGCGATCGTACTGTGGCTCGGCGGGATCGGGGTGATCCGCGAGTCGATCTCCCTCGGGGACTTCGTGGCGTTCACCCAGTACCTGACGATGCTCACCTGGCCGATGATCTCCCTCGGCTGGGCGGTGAACATCCTCCAGCGGGGGAGCGCATCCCTCGATCGGATCAACCGCCTCCTTGCTGTCCCGCCGGAGATCACCGATCCACCGGTCCCACGGCGGCCACGCGGGGCAGGGATCGAGATCAGGAACCTGACGTTCTCCTACCCGGGCGGGAACGGGGATCGACCCGCCCTGTCCGGGATCAATCTAAGCATCCCGGAGGGGGCGACTCTGGGGGTCGTCGGGCTGACCGGGGCCGGGAAGAGCACCCTCGCCCATCTCATCCCCCGCATCTTCGACCCGCCCCCGGGGACGGTCCTCATCGGTGGGGTCGACGTGCGTGAGCATAAGGTGGCCGAACTGCGCCGCCTGATCGGGTTCGTTCCCCAGGACCCGTTCCTGTTCTCGGCCACGATCCGGGAGAACATTGCGTTCGGAAACCCGGATGCATCCGAGGAGGAGATCGTGCGGGCGGCGACCTACGCCGGGATCCACGATGAGATCGCCGCGTTTCCCGATGGCTATGACACCGTCGTCGGGGAGCGGGGGATCGCCCTGTCCGGCGGGCAGAAACAGCGGGTGGCGATCGCCCGCGCTCTCCTCACCGCCGCTCGAATCCTGATCTTCGACGACCCCCTCTCCGCGGTCGATGCGGAGCGGGAGGCGTTCATCCTCCGCAATCTGCACGAGTTCTTCCGCGGCCGAACCGCGGTCGTCATCGCCCATCGCCTCTCCGCGGTGATGCACGCCGATCGGATCATCGTCCTCGACAAGGGGCGGATCATCGAGGAAGGTACCCATGCGGAGCTCCTTCGCCGGGATGGGCTTTACCGGCGGATCTGGCGACTGCAGCAGGCACAACAGGAGGTGTCCGATGCCGCATGA